DNA sequence from the Pedobacter schmidteae genome:
CCCCCCTTTGGCGTAGCAATCGAATTGCTCAAACCAGCTGCTGTTTCATCCTTTTTATCATCCTCATTTATGGTGTACACCAATTGGCCATCATCTGTTTTGGTAATTCTTATAGCTCCCTGATGTGCCACACTACCTTTATCAGCTGTATCGAGGATAATTTTTGAGCCATCGGCTAAGGTCAGAATGGCTTTATTTCCTCCCGGTGCGATGTCGGCAATCCGATTTGGCCGGTCATCCCGCATTTTAAAAAACACAACCCCAGCACACAATAAAAGTACAGCCACAATTTTAAACCATAGCCTGTACCGGATTACCCGGGGTTCAACGTCCTGTTCACTTATTTTGTGGATGACATTTTCCTTTACCTGGGCCAACTCCTGCTGAATACGAGGCAACCTGCCAAACTGGTCATCGGCATCCTGCGCTAACTCTTGTTCTATTAAATCCTTTATCAGCAGTTCATGTTCCTTTGAGTTTAACAACTCCAGAAAAGCACGTTCTTCCTCCTCCGAGCATTGTTTGCTCAGATAGCGTTTAAATAATTCGATTAAAGCGTTTTTTTCCATCATTAACAAGGGCTTAATAATCCCCCTTTTTTGTTAATACGGTTGGGAATAACAAAATCCCTGCTCTTATTTTTTATTTTTTTTAAAACCTGTAGTTTATATCATTTAATCGCGGTTTATTCGCGAGTCCGTCATCCTGAATTTATTTCAGGGCCTCATTTAAGCAGGCTTTGAATAGGATATTCGAGATCCTGACCACGCAGTAGCTGTGAAGCAAAATAAATTCAGGATGATGGCGTGTTTTAGATAAAAACTTAGGATTAAATCAGGAAGGTAAAACACATCACAACAAAACTTACCGAATCGGTAATCAGCATTTGTGCTTTGATGAATTTATTAGATTTTAGCAGATGATCGCTAATAGTTGAAGTAGAAATTTGTAGCATGTCGCTCACTTCATGATAACTTTTACCTTCCAGTTTACACAAGGTAAATACCTGCTTACGTTGCGGGGAGAGCTTATTCACCGCATCCAGAAAAAGCTGTTTTCTTTCTTTATCTATCAGTTCCTCTTCAATATGACTGTAGCTGTCCAATCCATGGGTCATCAGGTGCTGCTCAAATTTTTTGTCCAGCGCCAATTTCCGGAAATGATCATACACCAGATTTTTAGCAATCTGAAACAAATAAGCTGTAAACGGTTTTTCCGGGTCAATCAATGCACGCTTTTCCCATACTTTAACAAATACTTCCTGCAACAATTCCTGCGCAAGCTCCCTGTCCTTCACCATTCTTAAAATATTTGCATACAGTTGCGTGCTAAACTGATCATAGAGTTCACCGAAAGCCCGGTCATCATGATCAGTTATTTTAATCAGCAACGCCTTGACCGATGAAGCATCGTTGCCTTTCTTAATCGTATGAAGATCTTCAAAGCCCAACGCCATAGTTTGGTTTGGTTTATTTCCCTTAAACCTGGCTGGTGACCCGGAATAAGGAATAGTTCACATTTGGTTTATTTGAAATAAAATTACATATCCCGACAAGAAGAAAAATCTGCAAAATATGCCTAGTACTCAAGCATCTTGGCATTCTTATAAAAAATAAACAGAATAACTAACCACAACCGATACAAACCAAGCTTTTCAGCAGGACTACACCTGGCGATGAAATACCCCGAAATAAAAAAGGGATTAATTAAAATCCCTCAAATTTTTCCCAGAAACCGTCGACCGGTAGCTTTGCAAAAATATCAACCGGTTCTTTTTTTACAGGATGGATAAACCGCAACCGGCGCGCATGCAAACAGATGCTTCCTTTCCGGCTTCCTCTCGGATACCCGTATTTATTATCGCCAACAATGGGGCAACCCATGGTAGACAATTGCACCCTGATCTGGTGCGAGCGCCCCGTCAGCGGATCCACTTCAATTAAATAATAATCGTTTAATGTGCCGATCAGTTTATAGCTCAATTCGCATCTCTGGCTACCCGGAACCTCGGTGTTATAAGGGGTAACTACATTTTTTTGCGGGTTTTTGATCAACCAGTGTACCAGCGTACCGGCTGCCTTAGCGGGCTTTTTACGCACCACGGCCCAATATGTTTTTTTAACCTCCCGGTTTTTAAAAATGGCATTCATTCTTTCCAATGCCTTACTGGTTTTGGCAAAAAGAATTACCCCGCTAACCGGCCTGTCCAACCGATGTACTACACCCAAAAAAGCACTGTTTGGCTTATTATATTTTACGGCAAGATACTTTTTAACCTGCTCATCAAGGGGCTCATCGCCCGTTTCATCAACCTGAACAATATCTCCTGCCTTTTTCAAAACAGCAATAAGATGATTGTCTTCGTACAATATATCCTTATCTGTTACAGGCATTAATACTGTTCCTTTTCGTTTGGAAAATCATTGCCCTTCACATCTCTGATATAAGATTGGGCAGCCTCTTTAATCCCGGTATATAAGTCAAGATACTGACGCAAAAAACGAGGTTTAAATCCTTTGGTTAAACCAATCATATCATTTACCACCAATACCTGTCCATCGCAATCAGGGCCTGCACCAATACCAATGGTAGGAATGTGCAAACTTTGCGACACCTCCTTACCCAATTTGGCAGGAATTTTTTCCAATACCACAGCAAAACAACCCGCAGCTTCTAATGCAAGGGCATCACTTTTCAGTTTATCTGCCTCTGCATCTCCTTTTGCCCTAACGGTATAAGTTCCAAATTTATAAATAGACTGAGGGGTTAAACCCAAATGTCCCATCACCGGAATACCGGCAGTGATGATGCGTTGTATCGAATCTACTACTTCCGTTCCACCTTCCAGCTTAACGCCATGTGCACCAGACTCTTTCATAATCCTGATAGCAGAATTCAGCGCCTCTTTCGAATTTCCCTGGTAAGAACCAAAAGGAAGATCGACTACCACAAAAGCACGCGCGGCGCCCCTAACCA
Encoded proteins:
- a CDS encoding RNA polymerase sigma factor, producing MALGFEDLHTIKKGNDASSVKALLIKITDHDDRAFGELYDQFSTQLYANILRMVKDRELAQELLQEVFVKVWEKRALIDPEKPFTAYLFQIAKNLVYDHFRKLALDKKFEQHLMTHGLDSYSHIEEELIDKERKQLFLDAVNKLSPQRKQVFTLCKLEGKSYHEVSDMLQISTSTISDHLLKSNKFIKAQMLITDSVSFVVMCFTFLI
- a CDS encoding RluA family pseudouridine synthase — its product is MPVTDKDILYEDNHLIAVLKKAGDIVQVDETGDEPLDEQVKKYLAVKYNKPNSAFLGVVHRLDRPVSGVILFAKTSKALERMNAIFKNREVKKTYWAVVRKKPAKAAGTLVHWLIKNPQKNVVTPYNTEVPGSQRCELSYKLIGTLNDYYLIEVDPLTGRSHQIRVQLSTMGCPIVGDNKYGYPRGSRKGSICLHARRLRFIHPVKKEPVDIFAKLPVDGFWEKFEGF
- the panB gene encoding 3-methyl-2-oxobutanoate hydroxymethyltransferase, whose amino-acid sequence is MSVNKEVKRITTHILQEMKQSGEKISMLTAYDYSMATILDDAGLDVLLVGDSASNVMAGHETTLPITLDQMIYHAQSVVRGAARAFVVVDLPFGSYQGNSKEALNSAIRIMKESGAHGVKLEGGTEVVDSIQRIITAGIPVMGHLGLTPQSIYKFGTYTVRAKGDAEADKLKSDALALEAAGCFAVVLEKIPAKLGKEVSQSLHIPTIGIGAGPDCDGQVLVVNDMIGLTKGFKPRFLRQYLDLYTGIKEAAQSYIRDVKGNDFPNEKEQY